tgcatttttgtacCAATTGGTCAACTACACGTGACCCTTTCATCAGAAGCATCGATCTGAAGATTCCAGTCACCAGTATCTGACCGGTCACTGCAATCTACAGTTCGATTTTTCTCGACATCGCGCAGTTTGTGTTATTTATTCTATCATGGTTTAGAAATGAAACACAACCAGCAAACGATTGCTCAGGTTTGCATGCACTATTacgttttaaaattttgtaataAGCAatctaatttgttttaaaattgaattttacaTTAAGTGGTCCACTATGTGTGGCCTTCTCAGATGCGTCGATCTGAAGATTCCAGTCTCCGGTATGTGACCGATGACTGCAATCTACAGTTCGATTCATCTCGGCATCGTGCAGTTTGTGTTATGCCCTCTATCATGGTTTTGAAatgcattttcaaaatacattaataattcataagcctaacagcctatcaaaacacCGATAAAACGTCACGTGTATGAACTTTATATCATGATAAAACTCTATTCGTTAGTATCTCTATACAAAGGATACTAATAAGGcctagcttgtttttcttgtatgctaatattcACCTCTCACAATTTGAACGATTGTTTTGAGTCCAGAGGGACACGCTCTTTGTGGAATGTTTTTGAAGGCGTTCAAAAAACTCGCAGCACGTTTTTTATCGGGTCTAAAAACACTCGACTACGCCTCGTGTCTTTAACCCCGATAAAACACAGCTGCttgttttttaaacattacataaTCAACAAACGATTGCTCAGATTTGTATTTCATATGCAACATGGGCCACTATGAGACCTTTTGAGAAGTAGATGCATCGATTTGCAGATTCCAGTCACCGGTCAAATGCCCAAAACTACAATCCAGCTTCACATCGATGCATCTTGAAGTGGCACCATGGGATATTTTAAAACACTATTATTTTCATACACCAtcataattttaaaattgtttacaATAAACAAACGTACTCGTTTTAAAATTGCATTTTGTACAAGGAGGTCCGATGAATGCTTATTGTGTTTTTAACATATTGTGGAAAAGTTTGGAGATCATAACAATAAGTTTTAACCTAGGAACACTAAACTGTCAAGATTTAGCGTTTAGCCGAGGTGAATACCATAGCAACGAATTATGCGATACGTTTTTCCGCTTCATCTTGACGTTTGACTCGATCCTGTTTTCATTTCCCGTAGCAACGGtcaaattagggagcttacgcaaccacgaagACAACGGCAACAAGgatgtcacaaatttgcatatttgattgtcaaaGACAATAGTTgagcacactttgcacgtgcatttttcatttttgacatttcgcagacgttctcgttctttctgcgacgtgaaatgacctgtttcgCAGTTGTGTGTacgacgtgaccatatgataaaatgataaattttgtctgttttgatagttagaacacattttgcaagcgtaatgactttgaataattgagaagtgattacagaaacgcaaagttacattttcagatgccattctcgctgccgtcgacgtcgtgtttgcgtaaactccctattgaccGATCGATCTATAAGGATGTAGATATTCTTAAACTGTAGTAGCGCGACAGTGGAAGAACTCAAAAATTGGGTTTATTAGACGAGTTGATCATGATAAAGGTCATTCGCTccaatcatagttagtagaggccCTTCTAAACATCTGAGCGCTCGCTATTACTATTGCGCCCTTCGATCCGCACCGACTTTAAAGATAACCAGTCTCCTCTACCAAGACGAAGAATTAACGTTCGGTTATGTAAATTCGTACTACAATAGGATTATTCTTCATTTTCAACTAATGGTATATAATAACTATttcgattattattattgttattgttatcattaatattatcattatttacaATTCAGTGTTGTAAtttattgttataaataagCCAAATAAAAGCGACTTTTGAAGTATTTCATCGCAAAAAGTCGTGATGAAATATGTCGAGACAATATCATTGagctaaaaagaaacaaactttcGACGTTCATTAAAGCCATATCAGATATAAAACATTTAGAACAAGGACAAAAATAAAAGGGGAGAGATGTGTATCAGACTTGGTTTGACCCTATGCTGGTTTGAAATTAACTGAATGTTACAAGATCCAACGTTTCGACACACTCCTGCGGTTTGTCTTCGTCAGAGGTGATCCATAGTTGTTGCCGTGAGTtcccaaatatatatatatatatatactcatTAATTCGCGTCCTTTCCATTCAATTAGGTGTAGATGAATGTCAGGTGTTTATTGATTTAGGTCACGCGCGTCTGATTAAGACGCTCTAAAagctggtttttgtttttaagttctATCATCATTAAGCTTACACATAACTATTTTAAGGTGCATTTGCagtgttttgaaagaaagaaaattgcgTTTTTGTAAACAAGTGTGCTCTGTATAGCACTTATCTCTAGCACTGCAGAAAACAGTTCTTTTTTACGCTcgcactgttattttcaaggagtagatttaactccaaaaaaggagtaaaagaaaaaggtacaaaacgactccatttttggagtaaaattcactccggtattgcttactccatctgaggagtaaattttactcccatATCTTTTACTAAAGCTAAAGTTTACTCCACTCTCCCAATAAATaggagtaaaattaactccagcatattatattactctgtagggagagtaaaatttactccagcaaaggcattgcatttgaatattaactagtaagagtaaaaattactcttgggtggagttaaattaactactcttgggagtaaattttactccgctttattttactccactttttcactccagcactggagtgaaattaactctttgaaaataacagtgcgAGTGTCACTTGGACAGAGTGTTTCCCTCAGGACATTACattaagtgaaaaatgtttcttcGCAAATGCCTACATTAAAGTTCTGATCTAACTAAACTTCTTTAGGCTTCGTGATAAGTCCTATATTTGTCTTTTTTGGCTGTGATTTTTTAAATTGACGGTTTATGAAATAGGTACAAAACAACGCAAAAAAGTCCCAACTCAAGTCTCAAATATGGAACTTCCATCTGGAGGTTTTACTTTCAGACAGCTGAGAGTCATTACAGCATTGAATAAAAGCCAtggaaaatacaaaaaaattaacgCCAACAGGCAGGAATATTGTCAAAGCTACTTATGTTTCCTGTTCACACTGAACTGAGGAAGTAAAGCGCGATTAAAATTGTTTGACGCAAACGTAACACAGCAGAAAGCAGCTGATTTTTAGGAATAACCCTTCCGAACTTCCGCGCCATGTTCTAGAAACAAGATTGTCTTGTAAACTGAGTTCTAAAATCATGAACTTTACTAGTCAAGGAGATTTTTCTAAGTTTAAAAAGTTCTGGTTGATTTATCAAGAGCCAATCTTTATCTTTATCTCcgttttgaacattttctttgCTATTACCGCAACACTTGGCAATactctgatcctcattgcgctGCAAAAAGTGTCGTCGATTCATCCCCCAACAAGACTTTTTCTCCGTTGCCTGACGGTTactgatttttgtgttggcaTTATTGTTCATCCGCTTTTTGCCGCTTTTTTGACGAAGTTCCCCGGTGGAGATTGGCATATTCTTTCCTTAACAGTGAGTTTTTTCAGTTTCATCTTTTGTGGAGTTTCATTTCACACATCCGCAGCAATAagcgtggacaggcttctcgcgctgttactgggattgagatacagGCTTGTCgtaactttaagacgagttcgAATAGCTGTTGTCTGTTTATGGTTCAGTGGAATTTTGGAGGGATTGCTGTACTCGTTTTATTCCCCTGACGTTGGCAATAGTGTAGCGTTCGTTCTCACTACAGTAAGTGTATTCGTGTCGGTTTTCTCGTACACCAAGATTTTCCTGAAACTTCGACAGCATCAAGTTCAAGTGCAGCAAAACGCTGGACACGAACAAGTCAACGACGGAAGAATTCCGCTGAACATAGAACGATACAAAAAGATAGTCTACAGCATAGCCTGGGTGCAGTTAGTATTGATTATTTGCTATTCCCCGATTGTTCTTTACATGATTTTGATGACATCAAGAGGCAATGATGATCCAGGACCGATTTTTTTAAACTCCGCGTTAACGATTGCCTATTTTAATTCGTCCTTAAATCCGATACTTTACTGCTGGAAGGTACGAGATATCAGACAAGCAGTTAAGAACACAGTGAaacatatttttaatttctcagGCTAAACTGTGAGTATTTTTGTTCAGAAATGTTGAGAGTGCCGGCATACTTCATAGAATTTCAAATTTAGTAGTTGATGCATTTGGCTGCAGTTTCTTGATCTAAGTTCTCTCGGTTGATGTGTGTTTGTTTCTAGGAGTTCAATCTAGTTATAGTTTAATTTCCCTATTAATTTTCACAATGTAAGTTTGTGTTGTCACCTTTTCAACGAAAGAACGTTACTTTGAAGTTGTCACTGCTACAATCATGTGTCGAGTTGAACAAATAACATGACAGTGATGACTCAACTGATGAAGGTGAAGGACCaagtaactttatttaaactccGTAAAAAACATCGGCATAAACTATAAAAATTCTAAGCCAATTCACATCATACATATATAAAAGCCTATGAACTAATCTATAAggcaaaaa
The Acropora muricata isolate sample 2 chromosome 3, ASM3666990v1, whole genome shotgun sequence genome window above contains:
- the LOC136911558 gene encoding melanocortin receptor 4-like codes for the protein MNFTSQGDFSKFKKFWLIYQEPIFIFISVLNIFFAITATLGNTLILIALQKVSSIHPPTRLFLRCLTVTDFCVGIIVHPLFAAFLTKFPGGDWHILSLTVSFFSFIFCGVSFHTSAAISVDRLLALLLGLRYRLVVTLRRVRIAVVCLWFSGILEGLLYSFYSPDVGNSVAFVLTTVSVFVSVFSYTKIFLKLRQHQVQVQQNAGHEQVNDGRIPLNIERYKKIVYSIAWVQLVLIICYSPIVLYMILMTSRGNDDPGPIFLNSALTIAYFNSSLNPILYCWKVRDIRQAVKNTVKHIFNFSG